Proteins encoded by one window of Acetivibrio thermocellus ATCC 27405:
- a CDS encoding B12-binding domain-containing radical SAM protein: MPTLLMITPENLEIKRFRAYQLNNFMQLTMPYLAGFVPKEYDIRLLDEHTEPIIFEKFDLVAITVNTPNAPYAYAISKKFRELGSWVALGGPHVTLNPEEAALHCDTIFIGEAEETWPQFLNDFLCKKAQKVYTSSRAPSLAGLPIPRRDLIVGNRFISGAVFASRGCPHNCSYCSLKKIYHNTFRTRPVDEVIKDIASMPNKYFVFWDDNFFADPSYTKALLKDLAKLNKKWAAQVTAHSCEDEELLRLAKSAGCLYLFLGLESFSEQGLKDANKSFNKIEQYGKIADKLHRHGISIQAGIVFGFDSDTPDVFETTLKACNDIGIDGVTASILTPFPGTGIYDQYKNEGRLLDVGWNYYNGKTRVAYVPKQMSPEELLNGYNEFRRKFYSWKSIIKRICKSRVNIFYNLAMNYGYRQAYRNFAKLDIGDSKGMNIFEQLI, encoded by the coding sequence ATGCCGACATTATTAATGATTACTCCTGAAAACCTGGAAATAAAAAGATTCAGAGCTTATCAGCTTAACAACTTTATGCAGCTGACCATGCCATATCTTGCAGGCTTCGTCCCGAAAGAATATGACATAAGGCTGTTGGATGAGCATACAGAACCAATTATTTTCGAAAAATTCGACTTGGTTGCAATTACTGTAAATACTCCAAATGCTCCCTATGCTTATGCTATCTCAAAAAAATTCCGCGAGCTGGGATCGTGGGTGGCTTTAGGCGGACCGCATGTGACCTTGAATCCCGAAGAAGCAGCTTTGCATTGCGATACTATTTTCATAGGAGAAGCTGAAGAAACCTGGCCTCAATTCTTAAACGACTTCCTTTGCAAAAAAGCCCAAAAAGTTTACACAAGTTCACGTGCTCCCAGTCTTGCCGGTCTTCCGATACCCCGCAGGGATTTGATTGTCGGCAATAGATTTATAAGCGGCGCTGTTTTTGCTTCCCGCGGTTGCCCGCATAATTGCAGCTATTGCAGTCTTAAGAAAATCTATCACAATACGTTTAGAACTCGTCCGGTTGACGAGGTAATAAAGGATATAGCCAGTATGCCAAATAAGTATTTCGTATTTTGGGATGATAATTTCTTTGCCGATCCAAGCTACACAAAAGCCCTGCTAAAAGATTTGGCAAAGCTAAACAAAAAATGGGCTGCACAAGTAACAGCGCACAGCTGTGAGGATGAAGAATTACTCCGCCTGGCCAAATCCGCAGGGTGTCTGTATTTGTTCCTGGGCTTGGAATCGTTTTCCGAGCAGGGTCTTAAAGATGCGAATAAGAGTTTTAATAAAATTGAGCAGTATGGGAAGATTGCAGATAAACTTCACCGACATGGAATCAGCATCCAAGCCGGTATTGTTTTTGGGTTTGACTCCGACACGCCGGATGTATTCGAAACAACCTTAAAAGCATGTAATGACATCGGAATCGACGGAGTAACTGCAAGTATACTAACTCCTTTTCCCGGAACCGGGATATATGACCAATATAAAAATGAAGGCCGGCTACTTGATGTTGGTTGGAATTATTACAACGGCAAAACAAGGGTTGCATATGTACCGAAGCAAATGAGTCCCGAGGAATTGCTAAACGGCTATAACGAATTTCGAAGAAAGTTTTATTCGTGGAAAAGCATAATAAAGCGAATATGTAAATCACGAGTAAATATCTTTTATAATCTGGCCATGAATTATGGTTACAGGCAAGCATATCGTAACTTTGCCAAATTGGATATTGGAGATAGTAAGGGGATGAATATTTTTGAGCAGCTTATATAA
- a CDS encoding cupin domain-containing protein — protein sequence MRCRFHIHEESDEMFYVIEGKMQIELDDGLIDLDAGDFIIIPKGTRHRPVCKTLVKCLLIEKCGTLSKDNTGGTYKE from the coding sequence CTGAGGTGCCGTTTTCATATTCACGAAGAATCAGATGAAATGTTTTATGTAATAGAAGGAAAAATGCAAATTGAATTAGACGACGGTTTAATTGATTTGGATGCCGGGGATTTCATCATTATTCCTAAAGGAACGAGACACAGACCGGTATGCAAAACATTAGTAAAGTGCCTATTAATTGAAAAGTGTGGTACATTATCCAAAGATAATACCGGTGGTACATATAAAGAATAA